A segment of the Nostoc sp. TCL26-01 genome:
ATAACCCTGATGTTTATACAGTAGATACCAACCTTTTGATTCCCAGTCCTGAAATTTCCCATTAATTTTCTGAATTTTGTGGCATAAATTTAGTGAATGCGGGCGATATGTACATAGCAGCATTGATCACTGGGGATGAAAACTATGATTAACACCACTTACAAGCTAGACGATTTCGCCATTACGCTACCGATTTCTCAAATAGCACTGACAACAGCCCAACAGTTTGCCAGTCAACAGCCCAATTCAGCCAAAGCTGAACAAGTCCGGCTGAATACTCTAGCTGTAGCGGTAGTCAATGACTATTTACAGATGATGGAAATTCCTACCAATCTGACAGCTAGCGATAGTTGGAATCCTGTAATGCAGCTTTGTGCAGATGTGGCTGATCTAGAAATTCCTTCAGTTGGTCTTTTAGAGTGCCGCCCTGTCAAGTCGCATGAACAGGTATGTTCTGTTCCTCCAGAAACTTGGGAGGAAAGAGTAGGTTATGTAATTGTACAAGTTGATGAAGACCTCAAGGAAGCTAAGTTGTTAGGTTTTACAAAAAAAGTCGCAACTGAAACATTAACTTTCAATCAACTACAACCGATAGAAGCATTAATTGATTGTCTGGGGCAATTGAGAACCTCCCCAATAGATACTCTGGTGAACTTAAGCCAGTGGTTAGTTGGTCAATTTGAGACTGGCTGGGAAACCCTAGAAACTTTGTGGAATTCACCTATAGCTAGATCAGCATACGCTTTTCGTAGCCCAATGGCTACTTCCGAAGCAGTGGCTAATCAAGCAGAAGCATTTACCAGAAGGGCAAAACTGATTGATTTGAGTATTAAAGTTGGTACTCAACCCGTGATGTTGATTGTGGAAATCGCTCCCGATGCCAACCAACAAACCAATGTCCGCTTGCAACTACATTCTACAGGTAATCAGATTTATTTACCCACAGGACTAGAACTGAAAGTATTAGACCACTCTGGTTCTGTCTTTTTAGAAGCTCAAGCCAGAAGTGCAGATAATTACCTACAATTACAGTTTCGTGGGGAACTCCAAGAACAATTTAGTATTCAGGTAGCATTAGATGGTATGAGTATTACAGAGAACTTTGTCATCTAGAGTATCTAAGGTTTTGAGGTTTGTGAGTAATTGCTAACGAGAACAAGTAATTGAATAATTATCTGTACAAAATTCAAGCCTTAGTTGCTTGAATTGTGCGTTAGTCGAGAAGTCTGGGAGACTCAGAACTTCTGGGATGTGGCATCGGAGCAAAGCGACGGTTATGGCAAAGTTGGTGGTGCTGAAATTCGGAGATGGTAGTTTTGATCAGGGGTTTACAGTAACTCTGCAAATCGGCGAAGAACGCGATCGCCCAGAAACAGAAATTACTGGCAAACTGCCTCCCTGCCCAGAAATGCTGCTTTATTATACCCGTTGGCAATCTGCCTATCTCCAGCTTGGTAATCGTTATCGTTTAGATGCCGATCAAATTCAAGTCACCAATGTCTCAGTCACTCAAGATTGTTACGAACTAGCCATAATTGTCCGGGAACGGTTTAATAGTTGGTTGCAAACAGAAGAATTTCGCCCTCTCAGGGAAAAATGGCTGGAAAAATTACAGCCTACAGAGGAAATTCGTGTAATTCTTCAATCAGAAAATAACCAATTGCAAAGACTCCCTTGGCACATCTGGGACTTACTAGAACGTTACCCAAAGGCAGAAATTGCCCTCTCATCACCCAGCTATGAACGTATTTACAAGCCCCGCACCACCCATTCATCAGTAAACATTTTGGCAATTGTGGGTAATAGTCAGGGAATTGATACCCAGGCGGATCAAGCAATGCTGCAACAATGCCGTAACGCTGATGTCAGCTTTCTGGTAGAACCACAACGCAAAGAATTGACTGATTCTCTTTGGGGTAAACACTGGGATATATTGTTTTTCGCCGGACACAGTTCTAGTCAAGGAAATAATGGTGTTGGCAAAATCTATCTGAATAAAACCGATAGTCTCAGCATTAATGAGTTAAAGTATGCCCTCAAACAAGCCATAGAACGAGGTTTACAACTAGCAATTTTCAATTCCTGTGATGGATTGGGACTGGCGCGAGAACTGGCAGATTTAAATATTCCCCAAATAATTGTCATGCGCGAACCTGTTCCCGATCAGGTAGCCCAAGAGTTTTTGAAATATTTTCTTCAAAGTTTTGCCAGTGGTGAATCCTTATACCAAGCAGTCCGCCACGGACGAGAAAGGCTACAAGGATTAGAAGATAGATTTCCCTGTGCGACTTGGCTACCAGTGATTTGTCAAAATCCTGCCCAAATACCCCTAACTTGGGAAGAATTAACCGAACCGCTAACAGAACTTATTACCACTATCCAACCCATTACCAAAAAACGGGGATGGAAACGGGCAGCTTTCTCTAGTGTGGTAGTGACGGCTGTGGTTTGTGGGTTGAGGTTTTTGGGAGGGTTACAGACTTTTGAACTCCAAGCCTTTGATCAGATGATGCGATCGCGCCCCGATGAGGGCCCCGATTCTCGCCTGTTGATAGTGACAATTGACGATGAAGACTTAGCAGCCCAACGCCGGAATGGCGAAGTATTAAAAGGAACTTCTCTTTCAGATAAATCTCTCAACCAACTGTTGACAAAACTGGCACAATACCAACCTAAAGCTATTGGTTTAGACATTTATCGTGATTTTCCAGCAGAACCATCAGATTTAAAAGCTAGATTACAACAAACTCAAAATTTAGTAGGCATATGTAAGGGCAGTGACACCAGTGCCAATGTTAAAGGCATTGAACCACCACCAGAAATCCCCAAAGCCCAGCTAGGATTCAGCGATTTTGTTCATGATAACGATGGTGTAGTGCGGCGACATCTCCTGTTTATGAAACAAGAGACAGCATCTTTATGTTCTGCCTCTTATGCCTTTAGTACCCAATTGGCTTTTCGCTATCTCTCGTCTTTGGGTATTAAAACAACATTTACTTCTGATGAATCTGTGAAAAATTTACAGATGGGCAAAATCGTGTTTCATCGCCTATCACCCCGCGTTTCTGGTTATCAAGGTATTGATGCCAATGGTGGGCAAATTCTCCTCAACTATCGTGCATCGAGAAAAATTGCTGAACAAGTTTCACTCACTCAGTTATTATCTAGTCCCATAAATCCTGATGCCATTAAAGACAAGATTGTCTTGATTGGTGTGGTATCCAGAGGGGATTTTCCCGACTACTGGGGAACACCCTATGGCAGTTTATTAGACGAACAAATGCCTGGGGTGATGGTACAAGCCCACATGGTAAGTCAAATTATCAATGCTGTTTTAACCAATCGCCCACTGTTACGGGGTTGGTTACCTGTGTTTGATGTCTTATGGATTTGGGGTTGGGCTGGGGTAGGGAGTTTCCTGGCTTGGCAATGGCGTTTGTTACCCAAGTTGGCATTAATGGTTGGTGTAAGTTCTGGAGTTCTCTATTTTCTATGCCTGATGTTATTAGTCAGAGGCTTATGGGTTCCCTTTGTCCCATCAGCATTATCTCTAGTGACGACAGTTACTGTAGTCTCAATTCAAATTTCCAGACTAAAGAGGTGAGTGATGAGTGCTGTTAGCGGTAGCGCGGCGTTTAGCCGGTGCTGAGTAGTTATTAATTATTCTTCTCTGCTGTCTTAACCTCTAATCCCTACTGTATTTATTTTTGTTTACTTAGTTTATTTTAAAATCCATGAAATTATTACTTGCCTTAACTATCTGCTATACCTGTTTCTTCGCTAGTCAAACCTGGGTTTTAGCAAAATCAAATTCTGTAAATTCAGTTCAACCACATAACACTAATCGTCCTGGTACGGTTAATCCTACTCAAAAGGTAAGTAATGAACCGCCACCTACACCATCAGGAGAATCACCTCCAGGTGGTAGAGTTCGTGGTGGTGCTAAACGAGGTACTTGTCCATCAGTCAAAACTGAACTGACAGCTTTAGTCCCCTTTACCCAGAATACACCTACGGTAACAAATGTCTTTGGCATGACAACCCAGGCACATCCAACATTTTTGTTTTATGTCCCATATGCCAAAAACACCACTTATCCAGCAGAATTTGTCTTGCAAGACCAAGAGTCAAATTCTGTCTACGAAAAAGCGATCGCCCTCCCAGAACAACCAGGAATTATCAGTATTTCTCTGCCGACAACTATTCCACCTTTGGCATTAAATAAACAATATCGTTGGTTTTTTAGTGTCTATTGTGACCAGCAAAAACAGTCACCCCCCATTTATGTTGAGGGTGTCATTAAACGAGTCAATCTGAATCAAGCAACAATTCAGCAACTACAAACAGCATCACCACTACAGCAATCCGCCATCTACATGAAGAATGGCATTTGGTTTGAAGCCCTAAATATACTGGCACAATTGCGGCGCAAAAATCCTCTAGATACAGCAGCCCAAGAACAATGGCAAAATTTACTCACCAGCATCAAGCTGGAAGATATTGCCGCCGAACAACTTCTAGATAAACCACAATAGTTACCGAAAATTCTTGTCAAGACGTAGCAATGCTACGTCTCTACTTTTTCGGAGATATCTAATATGCAAATTTCCTCACCCCTATTTCGTCACTGCTTTCATCGATAAACTAATCCGTTTCAATTTAGTATTAACTTCCAGCACCCGGACTTTGACAACTTGCCCGACTTTCACAACTTTTTTGGGGTCATCAACAAATCTGTCAGCTAGTTGGGAGATATGTACCAAACCATCTTGATGTACACCAATGTCCACAAATGCGCCAAAGTTAGCGACGTTGGTGACAATTCCCTCTAGTTCCATTCCTTCTGCTAAATCGCTAATTTCCTTAATCCCTTCTTTAAAGGTGGCGTATTTAAATTCCGCACGGGGATCTCTCTCTGGTTTTTCTAATTCTTTGAGAATATCTCGCAGTGTGGGTTCGCCAATTGTGGCGGTGACGTATTTTTTCAAGTCGATTTTTTGGAGTTTTTCGGCAATTTGTGTGACTTGATTTAAAGGTACATTTAAGTCTGAAGCGATCGCTTGCACAACTGGATAACTTTCTGGATGCACTGCTGTATTATCTAGTGGGTTTTCCCCACCGCGAATCCTCAAAAAACCAGCAGCCTGTTCAAATGCTTTTGGCCCTAGTTTCGGAACCTTTAATAGTTGACGACGGTTTTTAAAGGCTCCATGCTCGTTGCGATAAGCCACAATATTGTTTGCTACTGTCGGTGTAATTCCCGAAACAAAAGTTAACAATTCCTTGGAAGCCGTATTTAAATCTACACCCACGTAGTTGACGCAACTTTCTACCGTCTCATCTAGTTTCTTTTTCAACAATTTCTGATCAACATCATGCTGATATTGACCCACACCAATCGATTTGGGATCAATTTTCACAAGTTCCGCTAATGGGTCTTGCAAACGCCGACCAATACTAATTGCCCCACGCACTGTGATATCTAAATCCGGAAACTCTTCTAAGGCTACTTTGCTAGCAGAATATATAGATGCACCCGACTCATTTACCATCACTTTAATGGGTTGGCGCTCTAAAGTTTGTAATACTTGCAAGACAAACTCATCTGTTTCGCGGGAAGCTGTACCATTACCAATGGCAATTAGCTCAATTTTGTATTTTTCAATGAGGTTTTTAATAGTTTGTGAAGCTTTTATACGCTGTTCAGCAGCTTGATGTGGAAAGATGGCTTGATATTGCAAAAATTTCCCAGTTTCGTCAATCACCGAGACTTTACATCCAGTTCTAAATCCCGGATCTATAGCTAGGGTTGGTTTCATGCCGGCTGGTGCAGATAGCAATAATTCACGCAGATTTGTTTCAAATGTCTTGATAGATTCAATATCTGCATAGGTTTTCTTGTCTGCAATTACTTCTCCTACCAGAGAGTTTTTCATCAAGCGATTGAAGGCATCTTTGAGCATCACCTGATAGAAATCTCGAATTAACCGGACTTTTGTTTTAATCTCTTGCGCTTCTAAGTAAGCAAGTACTAAATCTTCCTCAAAAGCAATATCAAAATTTAAGATTCCCTCAGATTCACCCCGACACAACGCCAGCATATTATGGGGAGCAATATTTCTGACTTTAATTTGATATTGGCGATACATCTCAAATTTAGTTGTACCTTCAGGGTAATCATCTTTAATGCGAGAAACAAATACCCCATTTTCTAGGAGATATTCTCGAATATATGCGCGTAAATCAGCTTTTTCTGCCACTTCTTCGGCTAGGATGTCAGCAGCACCCTTCAGTGCTTCCTCTGCGGTGGTAACTCCCTCAGAAATATATTTTGCTGCTTCATCCTGTAATGATACGGAAAGAGGATTTTTGATATTGAGTGATTTGATTAATTCTGCTAGCGGTTGTAATCCTTTTTCTCTGGCGATTGTGGCACGAGTGCGTCGCTTGGGACGATAGGGTAAATATAAATCTTCTAGTTCAGTTTTTTGTAAACAAGATACAATTTTTGCTTCCAGTTCATCTGTAAGTTTACCTTGTTCAGCGATCGCCTTTAAAATCGCTGACTTTCTTTCTTCTAATTCCGTTAAGTAAGTATACCTATCAGCAAGTTCACGCAATTGGACTTCGTTCATCTCACCAGTGCGTTCTTTGCGGTAACGAGCAATAAATGGAACAGTTGCACCCTCTGCTAAAAGTTCCAGTGCGTTCTGCACCTGATGAGGTTTAAGTTCTAATTCAGTTGCCAGTAATTGAGGAATGTTCAGCATCGGGTGTTGAGTATGAAAACGTAACTCCTAAAAGTAATATGCTAAGTCTTTGTTCTGATCATATCTGCAAGTATTAAGCTAATTTAGCAGATGCTTACGTAATTTTTACAAAAAATGTTGTTATTTTAAGTAATGTATTGTGACTCAGCTTGTTACAATGAGAAATTACCGACAATTGCAAAATAGCTTTTAGCCATTTTTATTAAAACTTTACATTTTTGGTTGAGAGGTAAGTACAAATGCCTATGTTTTTTTTGGTTCCCCTTGTGGCTGGTTTAGCAACTGGTTACATATCCAAAAAATGCCAAGATGAGGTAGGTTATCTGACTGGTACATTTACAGTGATTAGCTTGGTTTTAAGTTTAGTGCTAGCACCCTGGCAAATTCAGCTAGCTTTACTCATTTTGGTATTAACTAGTACTCATAAATTTTTAAAACGAAATTAGGGAAATTTGCATCAGTGAATCGACCGAGAAAGACTAGAATAATAGCGATCGCCAACAAATACAGTCTTTCTCAATCATGAGCATTTTTATATGATCTTGACTTTCAAAAGATGATTTTTTAGTACTGAGAATTGCCAGTATTGGCATTTTTTCATCACATAAGCATTCAAATAACATCCAAGTACGGTGTTGATCACTGCACCTATATCCATACTTTTCATCTACTACCCATTTTTATCTAGATTTTATAGCTTTGATCAGCCATTATTTGTCGGTGAAGTCTGATTTTAGACGGTTTCTCCTCACTTACATGGGAATTAAAACTGATTCTCAACCGTTTATTAAGCATACGTATTTTATTATTAATAATTTCTTTATATTTTTTTCATAAATCGGGTATTATGGGTATGCCTCGCAACAAACAAGTTACGCAGGAGTCTGATTAGTTATGTGAATTAATAGCTTGATGCAGTTTTTTGTAGTAGACGCAGGGCTGTATCTGTAGCCTTTAGCACTCTCATAGATTGTTTTCCTTGGAGAAGAAATCATCAATTCAGGTGTATAACCATAAATAATTTGTTGGACGAAGTAAGTATTCACACGTCAGTGATATTGGTAAATAGGTATTAGCTTTGATACGTGATAATGCTACTTGACGTTTATCTAAACAAGTGTGTTATTTAGATTAGAAACTAAAACTATAGTACCAAATAACTAAGTAGTTGAAACTTCCTCATTTGGTCTTTATCTAGAGAAAAATGGCACAAAATTAAGATCCCAGCCAGATACCAAGTAGTTCTCAAATTCTATCTCCAACACAATTTGGAGATAGGGATTTACGAAAACTGTGTCCAAGCCAAATCTTTGGACTACAACTAGCTCAAGGCTTCAATAATGAAGCTTATTGGCTTATTTTCGTGTGTCTTTCTTTAGATAATCTTCCCTATTTTTTAGTCCCTTATAACTCGCGTTAGATACCATGAAAATCCCCCATAACCCCTTACGGTTGAATCTTTCTAGACGAAAATTCCATTCCCTACTGTTAATGGGATTGACGGGATTGAGCCTATCAGTTTTGTCAAGTTCTGGTTTTATCCCTGCGGTATGCGCTCAATCAATCACATCGTCATTATTCAATTGGAAGAGCGTCAATATTCAGGGAATGGGCTATGTGACAGGTTTGGTGATCTCCCCATTATCACCTTATGATGTCTATATCCGCACAGATGCAGGTGGTGCATATAGATTTGACTTTGCTAATAATCAATGGCTACCTCTGATGGATAAATTCAATTCCAACTTTGCTGGCGGAGGCATTGGTGTCGAAAGTATTGCGATTGATCCGCAAAATGCACAGAGAGTCTATGCAGTCGTCAATCGGAATAATAAAACTTACGAAGAATATGGCAACATAAAATATCAGTTTTCTGGCGAGGTCATGGTTTCCAACGATAGGGGAGCAAATTGGCAACCAACCGGGTTAGGAGCTAAAAATGTTTTCGTTGGCCCTAACCAAGCTTACCGATCTGACACAGGTGAGAGATTAGCAGTTGATCCCAACAATTCTGACATCCTCTATTTTGCTTCTCGAAGAAATGGTCTGTGGAAAAAGACTGGTTCGACAACATGGTCTCAAGTATCTGGTGGATTACCTGCGGCTAGTAGCTTACCCAAATATAAAAACGCAGACGGTTCTGATAATCCAGATATTGCTGGTTTCACATTTGTAGCTTTTGACAAATCCAGTGGTACACCGAATAACCCCAGCCAAAAAATCTATGTGGGAGTTCATGGTAGCGGTGTTTGGTGCAGTACCAACGGTGGTGCATCTTGGCGTAATCTTGTAGGTACACAAAACCCATTACGTGGCACAGTTGCCTCTGATGGCACTCTTTACGTTAGTTCTGGTAACTGGGACACCAATGCTGGTTCAGTTCGCAAATATAAAAACGGTACATGGACTAATATCTCTCCAGAAGGAGCTAACAGAATCTATTCATCTGTGACAGTACAGAAAGACCAGCCAGGGACAGTCGTTGCCGTTTCTGATCGCTATGTGTATCGCTCTACGAATGGTGGTAGCAATTGGACTAAGCAGACTCTCTACATGGGTGCTTATGATGCCAACTTCCCTCAAGATCCAGTTAACTCCTCTGCACCTCCCTACTACCAGTCATATGCTGGTACTGGCGCTTCTGTCGCCGTTATTGATCCCAGTAATGCCAAACAAGTATGGTGGACAAATGGCTGGGGTGTAGCCCGCACCGATGATGTGACGGCTACTAACCCATCATACAAATGGCTGATGAAGAATTTAGAAGAGCTAGATGCCAACATGGTACGTGTTCCTCCCAAGCCCAAAGAATTAGGGGGAGCAGATTTGTTAAGCGCAGTTCAGGATATGATTGGCTTCCGCCATGAAAACCGTGATCAAGTTCCAACTGCTCACATTAACCCACTCAATATTCCCGTTAGTACATGGTACAAATGGGCAAATCCTGACTGGCAAGTTTATCCTGCACCATTTCCTCACGTTGCTGGTGCAACAGGTATGGATTACTCTTATAAAAATCCTGACTACGCAGCA
Coding sequences within it:
- a CDS encoding DUF1822 family protein; the protein is MINTTYKLDDFAITLPISQIALTTAQQFASQQPNSAKAEQVRLNTLAVAVVNDYLQMMEIPTNLTASDSWNPVMQLCADVADLEIPSVGLLECRPVKSHEQVCSVPPETWEERVGYVIVQVDEDLKEAKLLGFTKKVATETLTFNQLQPIEALIDCLGQLRTSPIDTLVNLSQWLVGQFETGWETLETLWNSPIARSAYAFRSPMATSEAVANQAEAFTRRAKLIDLSIKVGTQPVMLIVEIAPDANQQTNVRLQLHSTGNQIYLPTGLELKVLDHSGSVFLEAQARSADNYLQLQFRGELQEQFSIQVALDGMSITENFVI
- a CDS encoding CHASE2 domain-containing protein — encoded protein: MAKLVVLKFGDGSFDQGFTVTLQIGEERDRPETEITGKLPPCPEMLLYYTRWQSAYLQLGNRYRLDADQIQVTNVSVTQDCYELAIIVRERFNSWLQTEEFRPLREKWLEKLQPTEEIRVILQSENNQLQRLPWHIWDLLERYPKAEIALSSPSYERIYKPRTTHSSVNILAIVGNSQGIDTQADQAMLQQCRNADVSFLVEPQRKELTDSLWGKHWDILFFAGHSSSQGNNGVGKIYLNKTDSLSINELKYALKQAIERGLQLAIFNSCDGLGLARELADLNIPQIIVMREPVPDQVAQEFLKYFLQSFASGESLYQAVRHGRERLQGLEDRFPCATWLPVICQNPAQIPLTWEELTEPLTELITTIQPITKKRGWKRAAFSSVVVTAVVCGLRFLGGLQTFELQAFDQMMRSRPDEGPDSRLLIVTIDDEDLAAQRRNGEVLKGTSLSDKSLNQLLTKLAQYQPKAIGLDIYRDFPAEPSDLKARLQQTQNLVGICKGSDTSANVKGIEPPPEIPKAQLGFSDFVHDNDGVVRRHLLFMKQETASLCSASYAFSTQLAFRYLSSLGIKTTFTSDESVKNLQMGKIVFHRLSPRVSGYQGIDANGGQILLNYRASRKIAEQVSLTQLLSSPINPDAIKDKIVLIGVVSRGDFPDYWGTPYGSLLDEQMPGVMVQAHMVSQIINAVLTNRPLLRGWLPVFDVLWIWGWAGVGSFLAWQWRLLPKLALMVGVSSGVLYFLCLMLLVRGLWVPFVPSALSLVTTVTVVSIQISRLKR
- a CDS encoding DUF928 domain-containing protein; this encodes MKLLLALTICYTCFFASQTWVLAKSNSVNSVQPHNTNRPGTVNPTQKVSNEPPPTPSGESPPGGRVRGGAKRGTCPSVKTELTALVPFTQNTPTVTNVFGMTTQAHPTFLFYVPYAKNTTYPAEFVLQDQESNSVYEKAIALPEQPGIISISLPTTIPPLALNKQYRWFFSVYCDQQKQSPPIYVEGVIKRVNLNQATIQQLQTASPLQQSAIYMKNGIWFEALNILAQLRRKNPLDTAAQEQWQNLLTSIKLEDIAAEQLLDKPQ
- a CDS encoding Tex family protein; translation: MLNIPQLLATELELKPHQVQNALELLAEGATVPFIARYRKERTGEMNEVQLRELADRYTYLTELEERKSAILKAIAEQGKLTDELEAKIVSCLQKTELEDLYLPYRPKRRTRATIAREKGLQPLAELIKSLNIKNPLSVSLQDEAAKYISEGVTTAEEALKGAADILAEEVAEKADLRAYIREYLLENGVFVSRIKDDYPEGTTKFEMYRQYQIKVRNIAPHNMLALCRGESEGILNFDIAFEEDLVLAYLEAQEIKTKVRLIRDFYQVMLKDAFNRLMKNSLVGEVIADKKTYADIESIKTFETNLRELLLSAPAGMKPTLAIDPGFRTGCKVSVIDETGKFLQYQAIFPHQAAEQRIKASQTIKNLIEKYKIELIAIGNGTASRETDEFVLQVLQTLERQPIKVMVNESGASIYSASKVALEEFPDLDITVRGAISIGRRLQDPLAELVKIDPKSIGVGQYQHDVDQKLLKKKLDETVESCVNYVGVDLNTASKELLTFVSGITPTVANNIVAYRNEHGAFKNRRQLLKVPKLGPKAFEQAAGFLRIRGGENPLDNTAVHPESYPVVQAIASDLNVPLNQVTQIAEKLQKIDLKKYVTATIGEPTLRDILKELEKPERDPRAEFKYATFKEGIKEISDLAEGMELEGIVTNVANFGAFVDIGVHQDGLVHISQLADRFVDDPKKVVKVGQVVKVRVLEVNTKLKRISLSMKAVTK
- a CDS encoding exo-alpha-sialidase; translation: MKIPHNPLRLNLSRRKFHSLLLMGLTGLSLSVLSSSGFIPAVCAQSITSSLFNWKSVNIQGMGYVTGLVISPLSPYDVYIRTDAGGAYRFDFANNQWLPLMDKFNSNFAGGGIGVESIAIDPQNAQRVYAVVNRNNKTYEEYGNIKYQFSGEVMVSNDRGANWQPTGLGAKNVFVGPNQAYRSDTGERLAVDPNNSDILYFASRRNGLWKKTGSTTWSQVSGGLPAASSLPKYKNADGSDNPDIAGFTFVAFDKSSGTPNNPSQKIYVGVHGSGVWCSTNGGASWRNLVGTQNPLRGTVASDGTLYVSSGNWDTNAGSVRKYKNGTWTNISPEGANRIYSSVTVQKDQPGTVVAVSDRYVYRSTNGGSNWTKQTLYMGAYDANFPQDPVNSSAPPYYQSYAGTGASVAVIDPSNAKQVWWTNGWGVARTDDVTATNPSYKWLMKNLEELDANMVRVPPKPKELGGADLLSAVQDMIGFRHENRDQVPTAHINPLNIPVSTWYKWANPDWQVYPAPFPHVAGATGMDYSYKNPDYAAFVGFHQWQGFWPVYGMTQDNGKTWQAFESLPSEMMWKWDKSGQELVMPSGGQIAMSPTNPQNMVWAPSWGSWPHYTTDGGKTWKLTFNIDHPLPPVPYDPQNNDHTHYTALPKSWANSISPWLSSYILAADRQDPNGKTFYYFDGWKFYYSTDGGANWRKSAADNLPSWKIRPTIVPNPTKTGDVWMSFARNPDEAAGNKLYRSSDSGKTFVTIPSVDSCEYIAFGKGSSDTNPYIYIFGRVGGATQDTMYKSENMGQSWVQISNPNVLQFPGIHHMEGDMRSPNLVYVALGGRGIMQGNLTP